Proteins from one Sylvia atricapilla isolate bSylAtr1 chromosome 1, bSylAtr1.pri, whole genome shotgun sequence genomic window:
- the SEC61B gene encoding protein transport protein Sec61 subunit beta: MPGPNPSATSVGSSGRSPSKAVAPRAAGSTVRQRKNASCGTRSAGRATSTGTGGMWRFYTEDSPGLKVGPVPVLVMSLLFIASVFMLHIWGKYTRS, translated from the exons ATG CCCGGGCCCAACCCCAGCGCCACCAGCGTCGGCTCCTCCGGCCGCTCCCCCAGCAAGGCTGTGGCTCCCCGCGCCGCGGGATCCACCGTCCGCCAGAG GAAAAATGCCAGCTGTGGGACGAGGAGTGCAGGCCGTGCCACGTCCACAGGGACTGGTGGCATGTGGCGGTTCTACACGGAGGACTCTCCAGGCCTCAAAGT tgGGCCTGTTCCAGTTTTGGTCATGAGTCttctttttattgcttctgtGTTTATGCTGCACATCTGGGGTAAATACACTCGTTCCTAG
- the ALG2 gene encoding alpha-1,3/1,6-mannosyltransferase ALG2 has product MEEAEAAAGEAGPSVLFLHPDLGLGGAERLVVDAALALRARGCRVQIWTAHYDPGRCFAETRGLAVRRAGGWLPRSLCGRGHALCAALRMAALALYVLLLSGETFDAFVCDQVSACIPVLRLARTRKKVLFYCHFPDQLLTKRESFLKRLYRLPLDWLEEYTTGMADCIVVNSKFTASVFKDTFKSLSHINPDVLYPSLNISSFEEIVPADIADLIPKKKKFLFLSINRYERKKNLALALEALHELQGRLDSHDWDEVHLVMAGGYDKRVLENVEHYEELRRLAAKLGVNDHVTFLRSFSDEQKISLFSNSVCVLYTPSSEHFGIVPLEAMYMRCPVIAVNSGGPLESISHNVTGFLCDPLPTQFADAMEKIVRDPLLKDTMGAAGRLRVTEKFSSEAFSEQLYKYICRLTE; this is encoded by the exons ATGGAGgaggcggaggcggcggcgggagaAGCGGGCCCGTCCGTGCTGTTCCTGCACCCGGACCTGGGGCTGGGCGGCGCCGAGCGGCTGGTGGTGGACGCGGCGCTGGCGCTGCGGGCGCGGGGCTGCCGGGTGCAGATCTGGACGGCGCACTACGACCCCGGGCGCTGCTTCGCGGAGACGCGCGGGCTGGCGgtgcggcgggcgggcggctgGCTCCCGCGCAGCCTGTGCGGCCGCGGGCACGCCCTGTGCGCGGCCCTGCGCATGGCCGCCCTGGCGCTCTACGTGCTGCTGCTCAGCGGAGAGACCTTCGACGCCTTCGTGTGCGACCAG GTATCTGCCTGCATTCCTGTGCTTAGACTGGCCAGAACCCGTAAGAAGGTTTTGTTTTACTGTCACTTTCCTGATCAACTTCTGACCAAGAGAGAATCTTTCCTGAAGCGCCTCTACAGATTGCCGCTCGACTGGCTGGAGGAGTACACGACTGGCATGGCAGACTGCATCGTTGTGAACAGCAAGTTCACTGCCAGCGTCTTCAAAGACACATTTAAGTCCCTATCTCACATAAACCCAGATGTCCTCTACCCGTCACTCAACATCAGTAGCtttgaagaaattgttcctgcAGACATAGCTGATCTGATACcgaaaaagaaaaagttcttgtttctttccattAATAGGtatgagagaaaaaagaatctaGCATTGGCTCTTGAAGCTTTGCATGAACTTCAGGGGAGACTTGATTCTCATGACTGGGATGAAGTTCACCTGGTTATGGCAGGGGGTTATGATAAGCGAGTTCTGGAAAACGTGGAGCACTATGAAGAGCTGAGGAGACTCGCAGCCAAACTTGGTGTTAATGACCATGTGACTTTTCTAAGATCATTCTCAGATGAAcagaaaatctctctttttaGTAACTCTGTATGTGTGCTTTATACTCCAAGCAGTGAACATTTTGGCATTGTTCCCTTGGAGGCAATGTATATGAGATGTCCAGTTATAGCAGTTAATTCAGGTGGTCCTTTAGAATCAATCTCACACAATGTCACAGGATTTTTGTGTGATCCTCTGCCAACCCAATTCGCTGATGCCATGGAAAAAATTGTGAGAGATCCTCTCTTAAAGGACACaatgggagcagctgggagactGAGAGTAACAGAAAAGTTTTCTTCAGAAGCTTTCTCAGAACAGCTGTACAAATACATATGCAGATTAACGgaataa